A stretch of the Methanothrix sp. genome encodes the following:
- a CDS encoding 30S ribosomal protein S15, translating to MHSRKKGSSRSRPPLVDKLPEWCDVSKEELEKTIMTLHERGMSTAMIGLTLRDQYGVPNVKMVLGKGLSSFLRERNALPEIPEDLSNLMRKALGLRRHLLRALPKGAVSDTSGGRLPRTKDIHNKRALQLVESKIRRLVKYYKRVGRLPATWDYRPEAAEIQISSKQ from the coding sequence ATGCATAGTCGTAAGAAGGGTTCATCGAGATCGAGACCACCGCTGGTGGACAAGCTGCCTGAGTGGTGTGATGTGAGCAAGGAGGAGCTCGAGAAGACCATAATGACCCTCCATGAGAGGGGGATGTCGACTGCGATGATCGGACTCACGCTCAGGGATCAGTATGGTGTGCCGAACGTCAAGATGGTCCTCGGAAAGGGCCTGAGCAGCTTCCTCAGAGAGAGGAACGCGCTCCCGGAGATACCTGAGGATCTGAGCAACCTGATGAGAAAGGCGCTTGGACTGAGGCGACACCTCCTCAGAGCCCTCCCGAAGGGTGCTGTGAGCGATACAAGCGGGGGCAGGCTTCCAAGGACAAAGGACATACACAACAAGAGGGCCCTCCAGCTTGTTGAGAGCAAGATCCGCAGGCTGGTGAAGTACTACAAGCGGGTTGGCAGGCTGCCTGCCACATGGGATTACAGGCCTGAGGCCGCCGAGATTCAGATATCATCAAAGCAGTGA